The Asticcacaulis sp. EMRT-3 region ACAGGCAACGGCTCTGGCTGGCTGGCCATCGCCGCACTGGTCGCTGTCTCCTACAGCGTCAACAGCAGCCGCCAGATCACCGCCTACGCCCGATGGAAACGCGAATGGGATGCCATGAGTGGCAACCCGCCACGACAGCCGCTCTATGCTCGCCACCCATGGCTGCGCTACGTGGTTGGCGGCAGCGCATGGGTGTTCGGGGCATGGATGGCGTTCACCACCACGGACCGTGCCCTACAGTGGGCTGTGGCGGTGTTCTGGCTGGGTACGGTGCTGGGAATAGGCGTGCTGCTGTTTCGGCTGGCGAAAAGCCTTGGCAGGAGTGTGAAACACGCCATGCCGAAGCAGAAAATGGTAGTGACAGTTTGTCCGGTGGTGCCTATGCGCTCAATGAATGCATCGGATGCGTGCCAATTGCTTCCGAATTACTGCCGCAGCTTATTGTCTTAAAGAAATATCGTCTCAATTGAGGCCGTTGTCCGAACCGAATAACGTTGTAGAGACGGATGTCGCCTACCAGAGGTGCTACGGATAGGGTTTCAGGGCGCAAACTGATTTGGCTCTCTAATAGCCTCCAACCCATCCTTGTATTTTCAATTGCTCACAAATTTTAGGAAAGGTTCCTAGTGTATACTACGCTGGTTCGTTCGAGCTTCATCTTCAGTAGTTCTCGTCGCCCGGTCCCTTTCTCGCCCCCCGAAATACATTGCCAGCCCACCTAAAGCCGTCAGTCCAACCCCGGCCAAGAAGACCGTGATTGTTCGACGATCTATCCTTCGCAATGAAGAAGTTTTTTTTTGAGCAGCTTCTTCCATTATATGGGAAGCCTCAGCAATTACAGCTTGGCTTGGGCGACCTATATGCGCGCCATTAGAATCAATAATCACCAAACCCGCAGGCTTTTTGGACGCAAGTTGGGCAACGGTTTTGTCCCATAAAGTTTGGGGATTAGTCAGCCGTTCGAAGTTAGGAAGGTGAACACCGTCAATATGGTTCAAAATGCGCCGTTCAGTACGCGCCTGCTCTCCCAGTCTTCGGAGGTCGGCAGTAATTTGCCCCTCCAATTGCTCCAGCGCCGAGGTGGAAGGCAACGGAGTTCCATGGGGGGCCGAATAGGAAAGGGTAAATTCCAACTTCCGCCCCGCGCTATCAAGTGCAATTGGATGTCCCCAGCCAAGATAATCTCCGACGAATGCACGCCGCCCCCAAAAACATCTGTCCTCCGAATGGCCTACAAACCATGCCTTTGGAGGCAAACCTGCATGACGTATTGCCTTCCCAACACCACTATCTACAGACGAATCGATGGCATCAAATTCATACTCTCGGCCATTGGTGGCAAAGCAACTATACAGCAATGGCTTCCAAATCATTTCAATGTCCTTCACGATGGCCTTAACGGCAGCACACCTTCCCCGGAGTCTAAATCGAATTCATGTTTACCTCCACCAAAATAAATGAAATTCACATCTTTAGTGGAAGACTTATTAAAGGCGTGGATTGACGTATTTGCTATGTACTGAAAGGAACGCTCTCGAATACCTTGAAAATTTGCAGAATTCTCTGCATTATTGGCCCTTCGCTTCCATGCGCCCTCTGGCATTTCAAATATCTCTGCATCTGCTTCAAACCATCCGATAAAATTATCTAATATGCCATTATACCTTGCTCCAATTTCTCTGGCGCGCGCTCTCGCCATTTGAACTTCGTGGCCTTTTCTTTCGCCCTCATGATATCTTGACGCAGATAAGGTGCCGAAAGATAAGCAAAAATCGAATGGCGCAACGATGCAAAAGGGATCGAATTCCCCTCCCTTTCTGTTGTGGTCGCTTATAGGGCCTGGGTCGATATTCTGACCGAGACTAGTCCCTGTAATCATCACAGGATGCCTATGGTTTTCTTCAAAAAAATATGAAAATATCTGCTTGATGCGATCATGGGCTAACTTGACTAATTCTGCATTATCGCCATCCAGCAGACCAAGGGTGTCGAATTTAGTCATACAAAACACGACAGGGACACCAATCTTCGAGAATTTCCGCGCCAGTGATGAGCGGATAGAAGCTGTGATTAGACTCTCTATATCGTCAGGACTTAGGCGTCCCTTCATCTTATAGACACTAGCCGCTCTTATTCATGGTAGCGGCAAAATGATGCAGCGGGTGTAGCGTAAGGCTTTGTTTTGGCATAGATTATGGGTGTCGAATCCTAAATCATTTCCAACACCGCCGGTGCCACACCCGCCATGGACCAGATTACCGATCTTCCGTTCGATTTGCCAAGCGTTTCGCGCAAGAAAGTCACGGCTGCTTTCGATGGCGGTCGTATCAGTTCCGACGGCGGCGTCATGCTTTTGTCTGCCGCGGAACGCCAGATCGGGATCATCGACCGGCTTTGGCGGCTCATTCCAGACCGTCGCAATCCGTTGCTGGTGACACACTCGGTGGCGTCAATCTTGAAGGCTCGGATCTTCGCCATCGCCTGCGGGTATGAAGATGGCAATGACCTGGGCTCTCTGCGCACCGACCCTGCGTTCAAGCTCGCCTGCGGCCGTCTTCCCGAGGAAGGCAAGGATCTGTGCTCGCAACCCACGCTGTCGCGTTGGGAGAATGCCCCAGATCTTCGTAGCCTGATCCGGCTGACCTACGCCCTGGTCGATCAGTATTGCCATAGCTTTGGCTCGGCCATCCCGGCTGAGATCACGCTCGATATCGACGACACGGTCGACGTCGTCCATGGCCGCCAGCAGTTGTCGTTCTTCAACGCCCATGAAGGCGAGTATTGCTTCAAGCCTATCCACGTCTACGACGTGGCCACGGGTCGGCCGGTCGTGGTCATTCTGCGGCCAGGTAAAACACCTTCCGGCAAAGAGGTGCGTAGCTGGGTCCGCAAGATCGTGCGCCGGATCCGCAAACACTGGCCCAAAACTCACATTACCCTGCGCGGCGACGGGCATTACGCCAGACCCGAGGTCATGGCCTGGGCCGAGCGCAAGGGCGTCGACTATATCTTCGGACTGCCCGGCTCCAAGCCCTTGCATGCCAAGGTCGAAGCCTTTGCCGATCATATCCGTGTCGTTCGCGCCGAACAGCAAGCCGCCGCCGTTCGCGGCTACACCGAAGTCCGCCATGGCGCCCAATCCTGGGGGCGCGAGCGCCGCGTCATTGCTCGTATCGAAGCCACGCCGCTTGGTCTCGACAACCGTTTCGTCGTGACGTCCCTGGGCGATCCCGATCCTGAGACCCTATACGCCAAGCTCTATTGCGCCCGGGGCAATGCGGAGAACTTGATCAAGCTGCACAAGACCCAGCTTAAAAGCGACCGCACCTCCTGCCGTTGCCCCCTGGCCAACCAGATGCGTCTGATCCTCCACACCGCCGCCTATTGGCTCATGCTCACCGTCAGGGATCAAATCCCAAAGGCCCACAAGCTGGCGACCGCAGAGTTCAATACCATCCGGTTGCGCTTACTGAAGATCGGCGCCCGGATCACCGAGACGTCTCATCGCATCAGGATCGCCTTCGCCGCCGCTTGCCCAGAGGCCAGTCTCTTCCGTCACATCATGGCCGCGCTCAAGCCCGCACCTGCATGAAAAATGGGGCTATGCCCCAAAAGCCGCCGCCATCACCATCAACCCCATCGGAGAAAAATCTGGTCCAGCGCGTGGCGAAAAACACGAAGCGGAAAAACGCGTCTCGGCATAGGCCAACCTAAACGGCAACCCGGTCACAGGAACCATGAATGGATCGGGCTAGCAGACGCGAGCGCGCCGGAATCAAGTAAAACGATAAAGGCGTCACAGGTTTCTAGCTTCGAAACTAATTCCAAATGCAGTGTTAAACTCTCGATGCCTTTAGCTCCCCTTAAAAGGCCGCCTGGAAAATCAACAATAGTGACATCGCAACCCGTGTAGCCGTCAGGGGCAGAGGCCCCAAAGACATATTCAGTGACTAAATCGCCTGTTTTGAGCGGAAATCTCTCCGGAACCGACAAGTTGACATCTACTAAATTGTTAAAACATTGATTGAACCAGCTTCTTTGCAGTGGGTCCTTGACGGTAAATTTCAATGGATAGGTCTTGTCGTTATTCCGATCATTGATCAGCACCGAATATAAGGCGACGAGGTAGGATGTTTTTCCGTTTTCTTCCGGTGCCAAAAGCCCAATACGCATAGACTTACTTCCCCCAATTCATATAATTTAGCCGCCTGCCGCACGTGCCATTTCGTGAAGCGTCATCTCGTTGCTTGGCGTAGCAGCGGATGCAGTCCGCGTCAGTTCCATGCCACGTATTTTTTGCAGAGCTTCCTGTAACGTGCTCGCTGGGCCGACTTGATATTGAGCCATAATCTCATCGATCAAGTTTGCATCGCCATTCAACCTTGGCGCAGTTGCCATATGGCAGCATTCTAAGGCGACTTGCACAAGCTTTTCAGCCTGCTCCTGATCCCCAACTGAATAAGCATCTAGAGCACCTTGTGCAGCAGCTTCGGCGGCAGCCAATGGTGCCCGTTCGGCCACCTGATAGATAGTCCCTACATAGGTTTCAGATAGTAAGGTCAGCACATCGGACGCGGTAGCTTCCCCAAATCGGTCAGCTACGATTTGCAGTGGCAGCGCCCGCAGTTTTGAGCGGGTGCCGAAAAATGATTGCCTGGCGCTTTTCCTGCCATTGAGTATTTCAAATCGCGCGATAAGACCTGTGGTAATAGCTGTGAGAACATTCGATATATCGTTGATAAGGTCCTCTTTTTTTTCCACTTTAAAGCTAATAGTGCGGGAAACTTCTCTCTCGACCTCATCACGAGCACACAACCACCCCCAAGAATAGACCTCAAAATGTATGTAGGGAAAATCGTCCGTACCTACCTGGACGACCGCGCAAGCTTCGCTCTTGAGTTCTGAAAAGAGGGTTGCCGTGAACGCTTGCCCAGGCACCTTAATCGGCTCATTCGTCCAATCGTAAAACAAAACATGTGGATGCAAATTTGCATCTACGAAACGACGACAACGCCCAACACCCCGCCCAATATTACCCATATGGACATTGGCGTTAAGGCGCCCATCATCGTATACCGTGACGGTCTCCCCGTTAACAGTTCTCTGGGTCGGAAAAGGGATTACACTGACATCCGCCACAACCATTATATTCAAAGGGCTATTGGAGAGCCGTGATGCTCTGACGAAATTGATTGCCGATGTAGGCACAGGCCAACGGTGCAAGTGGTCTTGATAATGACGCGCCTCAATATCCGCGTTCTTAGTGCGGTCTTGCAATTCTTTCCGGTTCTCGAATTCATTCCTTAGCTCTTCACGGCGAACCTCATCTTGATTTAATTGCCGAATATGCGCTTCACGAAGGTGGTTCGTCTGTTCGAAAAGGTGATCAGTTTGAGCTTTTTCTAGCTTCGTCTGCCATAAGTACTGAAGTAGCCTTACGCCTATCGGGCCAAACGCAAATCCTGCCCCTCCAATGCCGCCAATTCCTGCCATAGCGTCCACTTCCCACCTGGAAACTTACTCAATGATACCGGTCACTAGAAAGAGTCTAAAAATCATATGCCATGGTTCCCGGCTCAATGGGATCGGCGATGGTGCCAGAATCATGCAGAAAAATATGTAGGTCGTTCGTCCCAACAGTTAGTGGGCCACCGACGTCGTTTACGCAATCCTGACTGTATACGACCGGCGCAGTTATCAAATCCAGATCCGGCACTATCCATGTCGCTACCGGATCGGTATCTCCCATATTCGAGACTGAATGATCGTAACTGGATGCATCCGCTCGACCGACAAGCCCAGTCGCGGCATCATCGTCGTGGATCGTCACAACTGGCTCGGTCGACATAGCAATGTGCACAGGATAAGTCGTAACGGGCTTCCAAAAATCATTGTCGGATGATTCTGTGAGCAGCAGACCATCCTCGGGCAAAACGTCACTCGGCCCAGATGCCATTAGCGGCGAACTTGTAGCTGACATTACCTCTGGAACTCCGACCTCAGGCCTATCCGCATCAAGTATCTCAGTGAGGTGCAACTGCTGCAAACCGTAATCCATAGCGCTTCCAGTTGCAGCAGCTATGTAAGGTGCGGCGAATGCGACTGGTGTTTCGTGGAGCGCGCTGTCCACTACGACAGCAGCAATGGCACCAATAGTACCATTAAGTACAGCTTCGCCGTTATTGCCTTGTTGAGCCGCAACCGCCATTTTACGAACCTTACTACCGCTTAGTTACTAGAGACTGAGCCACTATCCGACGCGCCCTCATCATAGCCCGACGTTGAGTTATCAAAGATAGAGGTGTCAAAACCTACCGACGAGACGATATCAAAACCAGAGATTTGAAACGAGGGATTGGAATAATCAGGCTCCGTCAGGCTCTCAAAGACCGAACTTCCGCTCGAATCCACTGAATCAGGTGATGACACCGGTGCCTCCGGCGGAGGTGGCAAATCGTCAGGTAGCGGCGCGAGCACACCTTGGACAGCGGCATCCGATATGGCGTCATTCAAATCGGAAAGAGTGTGGCAAACGTTATCCCATCCGCCGTTCAACATCTGATCGCGCACCTCATGGTAGGTGGAATCCCCCGTCACCGCTCCAACAACGGTTCCAGCAACCCCACCTATGTACGGCACTTCCAATGCAGGGGTTCCAGCTTCAACACCGCTAGAAATACCTGAAAGGATACCTATTCCTTCGCTCGCAATTGGAGCGTAAGACGAGCAATCGGTATAGAAATTGTCGTTGTCGGCCATTTGAGCATCCATCTGCTACTGTAAGCCGGTAAAGGATGCGCTTGAATGTGACCTCAGCGAAATCACGTTGTGTAACCTGCATTCACAGATTCTTGAAGCTTCGCTTTAGGTAAGATTTTTAAAATTGCAGTTGACTTAGGAGTTAGCTGGCGCGCCGGGAACCCCGGTAATGTTATTTCGGATGGTCAAAAGTCTAAATGAAGGCATGAATCGCGCCATGTCGCAGTAAAAAATGACAGTGGCTGCGGTTCTGCTGGTCCAAGCGGAACTCTTCATCAGATCAATTATGGTCTCACCACTTCGATTCTCTCGACAACTGGCTCCAGTGAAGGCGGCGACGGCCAGATGCGGGGGTTATATTGCTGGATGAAAGTCGCCATGCGGCGCGTGAGCTTCTGGCGCAGGTCGAGCAGGCGTTTGCCTTCAATGACCACGATGGCATCTGGCAGCATCAGCTTGAGCATTTCGTCCCCCACGAACCCCACCTGCATCAGGAAGCGGTATTGGAAGACAAGCCCCTCCGGCACATCGGTGCCGTTCACCCATGTCCGCACCTCGCAGATTTCGCCCACCGTGTTCGACGGCATGAAACCATAGGGTTTGTAGAGGCCGCTGCCGACCGTCGCCTCTTGCGGCGGTTCGGCATCCGCGACAGGCTTGGCCTGCCCCTGTGATACGCGGTCGAGGAAGGACGGGCGCGCAGGCGTGCGTCCGCCAAAAAGGGCGTCAACATCATCGTTCAAGCGGCACCTCCGGGATGTCTTCTTGTGGTTTTCGGAACGAGGCGGCGAAACCCTCCGCCATGTCGGCCAGCCGCAGCACGAACTCCGCCAGCTTCACCGGGTCGCGTGACTGGTAATGCTCGACCTCCTTGTAAAGGTCGGCTCGCTTTTTGATCGCCACCCACTGGGTGATGCGCTCCTTCAGATAGTCATACGCCTGCTCAATATGGCGGGCGATGCCCAGGGCGATTTCCGGTAGGCGGAAAATGCCCTGCTTCTCCAGTGTGCGATGGTCAATCCGCGCTTCCGCGCCTGCCGCCTCCAGCGCACGGTTGGCATATCCTGCCCATTGCGCGCGCCATACATGCACATTGCGCAGCGCCTCCGTTGCCTCCAGTACATCCTTGTCCTCCGGCAGGCCGGTATCGTTGAAACGCTTACGCGCATCCGCCACCATCCGCGCAATGTCGGGGCGCTCGTTCCAATCGCGCTCCTTGTGCGATGAGAAGCCGGTGTCAGAATTGGCGTCCAGCCTGCGCAGCGTCAGCAGCACATGCGCATGCGGCTGCTCCTGCCCGTCCGCCGCCTTGGGGCTGTGGATGGCAACATCCGCCACCATGCCCTGATTCACGAACTGCTCGCGCACGAAACGGCGCACAAGGTCTATCTGTTGATCCTTGCTCAGCTCACGCGGCAGGGTGATTTCAATCTCCCGCGCCAACTGCGCGTCCGCCCGTTTCTCGGATGCCTCCACCCGGTTCCACAGTGTTTGTCTGTCGAATACCCACGGGGCCACTTCCCGGTTGACGGGGCTCATGATCTCAGTATGAACAACGTCCGGCTTGTCGAACTCGAACCAGCGCCCCTGCGCCTGATCATAGAGCTTCTCGCCGGAGCGGTAGGCCGCAGCGGCAACCGCTGAACGCCGGGTCGCCCCACCCGGTTTGGGGGCTCGGCCAAGGGAACGCGAATGCACCTTGAGCCGCAAATGGTAGATGGCCAAAACTTTACTCCCTTCCAACGACAAAAGTTAAGAAAGGTCACATGTGTGCACTTATACATCGCAAGCGACGTGCACTCTAAAAGAGGACAATTAAGGGTTGATTATTGTCATTGGTTAACAACTTTCAAGCGAAAATTAATCTCGAAAGTTAAGATAAGCAGTAGCTTATCGTGGCCATCTCAACCGGCGCTTTAGGTTCCCTCCCAGCGCCGGTACGGGAACTCTCCCGTGCCCAGTCAGGGGCGTTCAGCGCACCCCCTGATACCCCCGCGCCGCATGGCCATGCGCTTGCTCAAAGTCAAACGTGATGGATAAACGCTATCTTTATCAATCATTATGGGCTATATTTTGATGGATAAATGGAGCCGGTATTCATCATGTCGTGGAATTGGGAAGAAAAAGACTGGCCGAATTTCCGCTGGGATGCGCGGAAATTGGCTAAGGCGGAAGCCCTTTTCGTTGAGGGCGCCGGTGTCGTCATTGGTGCATCAAAGCACCTGGACGAGACCGAACGGCAGGGCCTCAGCATCGAAATCATGAGCCATGAGGCCGTCGATACTTCGGCCATCGAGGGGGAACGCCTTGACCGCGACAGCGTGCAATCCTCCATCCGCAGGCATCTGGGCATGGCTACCGATCACCGCCGTAGCAACCCGGCAGAGGCCGGTATCGCGGAAATGATGGTCGATCTGTACCAGCACCTGCCGGGGCCGCTGGAGGAGCCGGTTCTGATGAACTGGCACCGCCTGCTCATGAATGGCCGCACCGACATCAAAGATGTGGGGCGCTATCGCACCCACGACGACCCGATGCAGATTGTCTCCGGGGCCATCTATGAACCCAAGGTGCATTTTGAAGCGCCGCCGTCTAAACAGGTCAGCAGCGAAATGGCCCGGTTCATGGGTTGGCTGGAACAGAGCGGCCCGAATGGTGGCACTCCCCTGCCCCCGGTCACGCGCGCCGGCATCGCGCATCTGTGGTTCGAGAGCATCCACCCGTTCGAGGATGGGAATGGCCGCGTCGGTCGCGCCATCATCGAGAAGGTTCTGGCGCAGGGGTTATCTGCCCCCATCATCACCGGCATGTCCGGCACCCTCCTGAAATACCGCAAAGCCTATTATCAGGCCCTTGAGGACGGCAGCCACGGTCTGGAAGTGACCGATTGGCTGCTGTGGTTTGCCACCAAGGCAATTGAGGCCCAGAAATATACCCTCGCCCAGGTCGAATTCATCCTGAACAAATCCCGCTTGATCGATACCTTACGCGGCCAACTAAACCCCCGCCAGGAGAAGGCGCTGCTACGCCTGTTCGCTGCCGGTCTGGACGGATTTACCGGCGGCCTGAGCGCCGCCAAATATATGAGCATCACTGACGCCCCGCCCGCGACCGCCACCCGCGACCTGAATGGCCTTGCCGATATGGGAGCGCTTGTACGGACAGGGGAACGCAAGTCTACCAGGTATCATTTGAATATCCCGATGGAGTCAATTCCGGCTATAAGTGTGAGTGACATACAATAACTGCAAACCCACACACTCCGTCAGAACAACCTATGACAAAGGAAACTTGGACGAGCAAATGCAGCGATGAAGCTGACAAAGCCAATAGCCCCAGGCGTATTAAGCGCCTAAACATCTATTCCTTTTGAGGAACCAATATGCCCCTGCTCGAATTCCCTGAGGATATGTTCCGCCTTCGAGAGGGGGAGGTACCAATGTACGGTGAGTTTCCTGACCTCAAAAAAGGCGTTCGCTTTTTCGTTTCATTGATGCCCGACGATGAATGGTCGCGTCGTCGCGAAGCAGTAGCCAAGCGATTTTACAATTCGCTAATCAGCGAGCCTGAGACGACTGACGAAAAAGGACGCTTCTTCGACGAACGGGACCAGTTCGCATGGTTCCTTTTCTTAGGAGAATCCTTCACTGATCACCCACAGAATTATGAGCCGGTCTACGGTTGCCGAGTAATCCCAATCCTAGCAGCAATTGGCCGCAACCTCGATACCTTACATGGTGTCGAAGGCTTTGTTGAAAAAGCTCAGGAGATCACTGCGCGTGAGAAATCCCAACCCAATGGTGGCCTATTCGAGATTCTTGTCGCTGCGGCATACGCCCGTGCGGGGTGGAAGGTAAAATTCAAGCCAAGACAACGTGGCATCGCACGCACCCATGACCTGGACGTCGAGAAGGACGGCAAGCACT contains the following coding sequences:
- a CDS encoding IS1380 family transposase yields the protein MDQITDLPFDLPSVSRKKVTAAFDGGRISSDGGVMLLSAAERQIGIIDRLWRLIPDRRNPLLVTHSVASILKARIFAIACGYEDGNDLGSLRTDPAFKLACGRLPEEGKDLCSQPTLSRWENAPDLRSLIRLTYALVDQYCHSFGSAIPAEITLDIDDTVDVVHGRQQLSFFNAHEGEYCFKPIHVYDVATGRPVVVILRPGKTPSGKEVRSWVRKIVRRIRKHWPKTHITLRGDGHYARPEVMAWAERKGVDYIFGLPGSKPLHAKVEAFADHIRVVRAEQQAAAVRGYTEVRHGAQSWGRERRVIARIEATPLGLDNRFVVTSLGDPDPETLYAKLYCARGNAENLIKLHKTQLKSDRTSCRCPLANQMRLILHTAAYWLMLTVRDQIPKAHKLATAEFNTIRLRLLKIGARITETSHRIRIAFAAACPEASLFRHIMAALKPAPA
- the mobQ gene encoding MobQ family relaxase, whose product is MAIYHLRLKVHSRSLGRAPKPGGATRRSAVAAAAYRSGEKLYDQAQGRWFEFDKPDVVHTEIMSPVNREVAPWVFDRQTLWNRVEASEKRADAQLAREIEITLPRELSKDQQIDLVRRFVREQFVNQGMVADVAIHSPKAADGQEQPHAHVLLTLRRLDANSDTGFSSHKERDWNERPDIARMVADARKRFNDTGLPEDKDVLEATEALRNVHVWRAQWAGYANRALEAAGAEARIDHRTLEKQGIFRLPEIALGIARHIEQAYDYLKERITQWVAIKKRADLYKEVEHYQSRDPVKLAEFVLRLADMAEGFAASFRKPQEDIPEVPLER
- a CDS encoding Fic family protein, yielding MSWNWEEKDWPNFRWDARKLAKAEALFVEGAGVVIGASKHLDETERQGLSIEIMSHEAVDTSAIEGERLDRDSVQSSIRRHLGMATDHRRSNPAEAGIAEMMVDLYQHLPGPLEEPVLMNWHRLLMNGRTDIKDVGRYRTHDDPMQIVSGAIYEPKVHFEAPPSKQVSSEMARFMGWLEQSGPNGGTPLPPVTRAGIAHLWFESIHPFEDGNGRVGRAIIEKVLAQGLSAPIITGMSGTLLKYRKAYYQALEDGSHGLEVTDWLLWFATKAIEAQKYTLAQVEFILNKSRLIDTLRGQLNPRQEKALLRLFAAGLDGFTGGLSAAKYMSITDAPPATATRDLNGLADMGALVRTGERKSTRYHLNIPMESIPAISVSDIQ